In Romboutsia lituseburensis, a genomic segment contains:
- the cas8a1 gene encoding type I-B CRISPR-associated protein Cas8b1/Cst1 — MNLRVYMNDWSMNMGIVGFLNILNHVDLKDEVTMKDNYIEFDSSILENFNKHYFKYFLDKDNIYKSINNNVIMKLNYIKSNHDKLKSTVEQLKKDLMYQNGKVKNYFKDDAKIISENLNLLKGIKKEEDLEHLNEIVNNCLEIFEKRYINEKLTINKTRSYIGDNFFGQVSFLQKPRATLSIEEQAEFMYRDYILPILDYCNLNELLQKQDIDKLIEFIDKRLEDKNTSKAIEGIFKDIKKISKKNKDIDLILNYYNSDNLKICEMCSDHKGIVSNYTEGHFSPLAVSGDNAMNMYWDMKLDFSICDICKLMLFCTPAGSNMVRKNYIKEGENEFYTFINMDTSIDDLYNKNIIVRNAKDRDSVFKELILDMVGENKKKSEWQLGNILFIEFKAIDSKKCTLNYFDIPTYSSKFFCDESKTLDSIKDKSLKLSVIDLILKERDLKYLINEKIREKLTDSLNSSKGFYTSTNDIYKVIKIRYTLDCYKKGGKEKVDEKKLKSVRYAGREIHDYYVQNNSKNKIDGIAYRLLNTAKVRNKKDFMDIILRLFMSCEKSVPTVFLDVMAEKELDFESIAYAFISGLISEKYETNTMEGK, encoded by the coding sequence GTGAATCTTAGGGTATATATGAACGATTGGTCAATGAATATGGGGATTGTAGGATTTTTAAATATATTGAATCATGTGGATCTAAAAGATGAAGTAACTATGAAAGATAACTATATAGAATTTGATAGTTCAATATTAGAAAATTTTAACAAACATTACTTCAAATATTTTTTAGACAAAGATAACATTTATAAGAGTATAAATAATAATGTTATCATGAAATTGAATTATATAAAATCAAATCATGATAAATTAAAATCAACAGTAGAACAATTAAAGAAAGATTTAATGTATCAAAATGGTAAAGTTAAAAACTATTTTAAAGATGACGCTAAGATAATTTCAGAAAATTTAAATTTACTAAAGGGTATAAAAAAAGAAGAAGATTTGGAACATTTAAATGAAATAGTAAATAATTGTTTAGAAATATTTGAGAAGCGATATATTAATGAAAAATTAACGATAAATAAAACTAGAAGTTATATAGGCGATAATTTCTTTGGACAAGTTAGTTTTCTTCAAAAGCCTAGAGCTACTCTTAGTATAGAAGAGCAAGCTGAATTTATGTATAGAGATTATATATTACCGATACTAGATTACTGTAACCTAAATGAATTATTACAAAAACAAGATATAGATAAGCTGATTGAATTTATAGATAAGAGGTTAGAAGATAAAAATACATCTAAAGCTATTGAGGGTATATTCAAAGATATAAAAAAGATATCAAAAAAAAATAAGGATATAGATTTAATACTAAATTATTATAATAGTGATAATTTGAAAATATGTGAAATGTGTTCTGATCATAAAGGAATAGTAAGTAATTATACAGAAGGCCATTTTTCTCCTCTTGCGGTTAGTGGAGATAATGCAATGAATATGTATTGGGATATGAAATTAGATTTTTCTATTTGTGATATATGTAAGTTAATGTTATTTTGTACACCTGCAGGATCTAATATGGTAAGAAAAAACTATATAAAAGAAGGCGAAAATGAATTTTACACATTTATAAATATGGATACATCAATAGATGATTTATATAATAAAAATATAATCGTTAGAAATGCAAAAGATAGGGATTCAGTATTTAAAGAACTTATATTAGATATGGTAGGGGAAAATAAGAAAAAGAGTGAATGGCAACTAGGTAATATATTGTTTATAGAGTTTAAGGCAATAGATTCTAAGAAGTGTACGTTGAATTATTTTGATATACCAACATATTCATCAAAATTCTTCTGCGATGAATCAAAAACGCTAGATAGTATAAAAGATAAAAGCTTAAAGTTATCAGTAATAGATTTAATTTTGAAAGAGAGAGATTTAAAATATTTAATTAATGAAAAAATTAGAGAAAAACTTACAGATTCATTAAATAGTTCAAAAGGATTTTATACTTCAACTAATGACATATATAAAGTTATAAAGATAAGGTATACATTAGATTGTTATAAAAAGGGAGGAAAAGAAAAAGTGGATGAGAAGAAGCTAAAATCAGTTAGATATGCAGGTAGAGAAATACATGATTATTATGTTCAAAATAACTCGAAAAATAAGATAGATGGAATTGCTTATAGACTTTTAAATACAGCGAAGGTAAGAAATAAGAAAGATTTTATGGATATAATACTTAGATTATTTATGAGCTGTGAAAAAAGTGTTCCAACAGTATTTTTAGATGTAATGGCAGAAAAAGAATTAGATTTTGAATCAATAGCTTATGCATTTATATCAGGACTTATATCAGAAAAATATGAAACAAATACAATGGAGGGAAAATAA
- the cas1b gene encoding type I-B CRISPR-associated endonuclease Cas1b, giving the protein MSKDYYIMNNGRLKRKDNTIYFVDDEESKRALPIEQVNSIHLYGEVDLNTKMINYISQFGIILNFYNYYGYYTGSFYPRKKNVSGFSLVCQSACYLDYDERLYLAKAFIESAVHHILRNMRYYKVDEELINKIKKEAESIKYIEDIQTLMGIEGRIRKNYYKSFNQILKNNYTFDKREKRPPKDPINALMSFGNSIMYTTVLKEIYKTQLDPTISFLHEPSSKRFSLSLDVAEIFKPLIIDPIIFSLVNNKRLIKSDFVYKDEICYLSESGKKKFLADFEGKMNTTIKHRKLNRSVSYRYFIRLECYKLIKHFIKDEKYKVLKAWC; this is encoded by the coding sequence ATGTCTAAAGATTATTATATAATGAACAATGGAAGATTAAAAAGAAAAGATAACACTATATATTTTGTTGATGATGAAGAAAGTAAAAGAGCATTGCCAATAGAACAAGTTAATAGTATTCATTTGTATGGAGAAGTTGATTTAAATACTAAAATGATTAATTATATAAGTCAGTTTGGAATAATTTTAAACTTCTACAATTATTATGGATACTATACAGGAAGTTTTTATCCTAGAAAGAAAAATGTTTCGGGATTTTCACTAGTGTGCCAATCTGCTTGTTATTTAGATTATGATGAAAGATTATATTTAGCAAAAGCTTTTATAGAAAGTGCAGTTCATCATATATTAAGAAATATGAGATATTATAAAGTTGATGAAGAATTAATCAATAAAATAAAAAAAGAAGCTGAAAGTATTAAATATATAGAAGATATTCAAACTTTAATGGGAATAGAAGGAAGAATAAGAAAAAATTATTATAAATCATTTAATCAAATTCTTAAAAATAATTATACATTTGATAAAAGAGAAAAAAGGCCTCCAAAGGATCCTATAAATGCATTGATGTCATTTGGAAATAGTATTATGTACACAACTGTTTTAAAGGAAATTTATAAAACACAATTGGATCCAACTATAAGTTTTTTACATGAGCCATCATCAAAAAGATTTTCACTTAGTTTAGATGTTGCTGAAATATTTAAACCTCTTATAATTGATCCTATAATATTTAGTTTAGTAAACAATAAAAGATTAATTAAAAGTGATTTTGTATATAAAGATGAAATATGTTATTTAAGCGAGAGTGGAAAGAAAAAGTTTTTAGCTGATTTTGAAGGTAAGATGAATACTACTATAAAGCATAGAAAATTAAATAGAAGTGTATCGTATAGGTACTTTATAAGGCTTGAGTGTTATAAGCTGATTAAACATTTTATAAAAGATGAAAAATATAAAGTATTGAAAGCGTGGTGTTAG
- a CDS encoding carbon starvation protein A, with product MNSFTLLLISAVILIIAYISYGGYLAKKWGVDDSRKTPAHTKYDGIDYVPAKSPILLGHHFASIAGAGPIVGPIQAAIFGWIPVTLWVLIGSVFFGGVQDFGSLFASIRHDGKSIGEIIEVNMGKKGKKLFALFAWLTLVLVVAAFANIVADNFVSTPEAASASVFFMILAVLFGIAVYRFKMPILPATIVGVILLFGCIYLGFLFPLSLSKPVWIVILMLYIFVASVTPVWILLQPRDYLNSYLLYAMIIGALLGIVILRPEIQMDGFIGFNVNGQYLFPVLFVTVACGAISGFHSLVGSGTSAKQLYKESDAKKIGYGAMLIEGLLAIVALITVAYISNAQFGDLLKNGGPVNVFSEGIANFMASFGIPFAIGKTFTALAISAFALTSLDTATRLGRFIFQEFFDTNGLDNKEATQKNPLSNMYISTIITVLCSGLLAVMGYEKIWPIFGSANQLLAAIALMAIAIWLYNTKKGCKEFIIPIIFMFVVTIVSLCFNIKANIGVNYFLVVIALALLILALILIKEALNFFKQKKSESTN from the coding sequence ATGAATTCATTTACATTGTTATTAATTAGTGCAGTTATTTTAATAATTGCATACATAAGCTATGGTGGATATCTAGCTAAGAAATGGGGAGTAGATGATAGTAGAAAAACACCTGCTCATACAAAATATGATGGTATTGATTACGTTCCAGCTAAATCTCCTATTCTTTTAGGACATCACTTTGCTTCAATTGCTGGGGCTGGTCCTATAGTTGGACCTATTCAAGCTGCTATATTTGGATGGATACCAGTTACTCTTTGGGTTTTAATCGGTAGTGTATTCTTTGGTGGAGTTCAGGACTTTGGTTCTTTATTCGCATCAATTAGACATGATGGTAAATCAATCGGAGAAATAATAGAAGTTAATATGGGTAAAAAAGGTAAAAAGTTATTTGCTTTATTTGCTTGGTTAACATTAGTTTTAGTCGTTGCTGCATTTGCAAACATAGTTGCTGACAACTTCGTATCAACACCAGAAGCTGCTAGTGCATCAGTATTTTTCATGATACTTGCAGTTCTTTTTGGTATAGCTGTTTATAGATTTAAAATGCCTATACTACCTGCTACAATTGTTGGAGTTATATTATTATTTGGATGTATTTATTTAGGATTCTTATTCCCATTATCTCTATCTAAGCCTGTTTGGATAGTAATACTTATGTTATATATATTTGTTGCATCTGTTACTCCTGTTTGGATATTGCTTCAACCTCGTGATTATTTAAATTCATATTTATTATACGCTATGATAATAGGTGCCCTTTTAGGTATAGTAATATTAAGACCTGAAATACAAATGGATGGATTTATTGGATTTAATGTAAATGGTCAATATTTATTCCCTGTATTATTTGTAACAGTTGCATGTGGTGCTATCTCAGGCTTCCACTCATTAGTTGGTTCTGGTACATCTGCTAAACAATTATACAAAGAATCTGACGCTAAAAAAATAGGTTATGGTGCAATGCTTATAGAAGGTTTACTTGCTATAGTTGCTCTTATAACTGTCGCTTATATATCTAACGCTCAATTTGGAGATTTATTAAAAAATGGTGGTCCTGTTAATGTATTCTCTGAAGGTATCGCTAACTTTATGGCATCATTTGGTATACCTTTTGCAATAGGTAAAACATTTACAGCACTTGCAATATCTGCATTTGCCCTTACTTCACTTGATACTGCTACAAGACTTGGTAGATTTATATTCCAAGAATTCTTTGACACTAATGGTCTTGATAATAAAGAAGCTACTCAAAAAAATCCTTTATCTAATATGTATATTTCAACAATAATAACTGTTTTATGCTCTGGACTTCTTGCTGTTATGGGTTATGAAAAAATATGGCCAATATTCGGTTCTGCAAATCAATTACTTGCTGCAATTGCATTAATGGCAATAGCTATATGGCTTTATAATACTAAAAAAGGTTGCAAAGAGTTTATCATCCCTATAATATTTATGTTTGTTGTAACTATAGTTTCATTATGCTTCAATATAAAAGCTAATATTGGTGTAAACTATTTTTTAGTGGTAATTGCTCTTGCCCTTTTAATATTGGCATTAATTCTTATAAAAGAAGCATTAAATTTCTTTAAACAGAAAAAAAGTGAATCTACTAACTAA
- the cas3 gene encoding CRISPR-associated helicase Cas3': MIYAKSDPKETLREHTDALIEQLKILQDSYGDKIEQLANLDKDEFWRLLDIIVEFHDLGKVFTPFQNVIREKIGIDTLDTVFENDVYHNYISPSFLNYNELEIDKNLKNLVVQSIGYHHERDVRIDANCKEKIKEILDNDITNKIDDIKNEFNIRYPIKSKSLKNNYLARMEERIKPNDPNYNLYILLKGLTHRLDHSASGHEIIELNYKENVGKYTQNFIKSNYGKLRDVQNFANENKDKNVLLIASTGMGKTETALIWVDKDKAFFTLPLRVSINALFDRVSKEDIKYNYAGLLHSTSLDYLQENKYSDYEDRVNQSKLMSTKLTFSTIDQIFKFPFMYRGYEKEYATLAYSKVVVDEIQAYSPEICAVLIKGIEMIHKIGGRFMIMTATMPTIYIDELKKRGVFDENLVSATYNTETIRHNIKIEDKSFTSNLESISKEGYDKKVLVIVNTVKSAIETYEKLKQIDNSVNLNLLHSMYIQEHRSKLESDIKAFARGNESGIWITTQLVEASLDVDFDVLHTQVSTLDSLFQRFGRCNRKGEKCTDKANVFIYTKEAEGIGSIYDEDIVNKGIELLKENILKNSDNLEHSLKISEDDKVKMVEVLYSKENLKGTEFYKKFRKALDILDSISPYELSKNEAQSILRDIESDTVIPRTVYDSIRDTFIQMYEDLGETLNKAYKEKEKNKEFIKYIKNQRRSLRREIFKKTVNVPTYKTRKGGITPINIKGLEDLKILEFKYDIYENKGSLGGKGVLIGEELSQFL; this comes from the coding sequence ATGATTTATGCAAAATCTGATCCAAAAGAAACATTAAGAGAGCATACAGATGCCCTAATAGAGCAGTTAAAAATATTGCAAGACTCTTATGGAGATAAAATAGAACAATTAGCTAATTTAGATAAAGATGAGTTTTGGAGATTACTAGATATAATTGTGGAGTTTCATGACTTAGGAAAAGTATTTACACCATTTCAAAATGTAATAAGAGAAAAAATAGGAATAGACACATTAGATACAGTATTCGAGAATGATGTTTATCATAATTATATATCACCATCATTTTTAAATTATAATGAACTTGAAATAGATAAAAACCTAAAGAATCTAGTAGTTCAATCTATTGGATATCATCATGAAAGAGATGTAAGAATAGATGCAAATTGTAAAGAAAAGATAAAAGAAATACTAGATAACGATATAACCAATAAGATAGATGATATCAAAAATGAATTTAATATCAGATATCCTATAAAGTCTAAGTCATTAAAAAATAATTATTTAGCTCGTATGGAAGAGAGAATAAAACCCAATGATCCAAATTATAATTTATATATACTGCTAAAAGGTCTTACACATAGGCTAGATCACTCTGCATCAGGTCATGAAATTATAGAATTGAATTATAAAGAGAATGTAGGCAAATATACACAAAACTTTATAAAATCTAATTATGGAAAGTTAAGAGATGTACAAAATTTTGCAAATGAAAATAAAGATAAAAATGTACTTCTTATAGCATCTACAGGTATGGGAAAAACAGAAACTGCCCTTATATGGGTAGACAAAGATAAGGCATTTTTTACATTACCACTTAGAGTAAGCATAAATGCATTATTTGATAGAGTATCAAAAGAAGATATTAAGTATAATTATGCAGGATTATTACATTCAACAAGTTTAGATTATTTACAAGAAAATAAATATAGTGATTATGAAGATAGAGTAAATCAATCAAAGCTTATGTCCACAAAACTTACATTTTCAACAATCGATCAAATATTTAAATTCCCATTTATGTATAGAGGATATGAAAAAGAATATGCAACATTAGCTTATTCAAAAGTAGTAGTGGATGAAATACAAGCATATTCACCAGAGATATGTGCAGTGTTAATAAAAGGTATTGAAATGATCCATAAAATTGGTGGTAGATTTATGATAATGACAGCTACTATGCCAACTATATATATTGATGAGCTTAAAAAAAGAGGAGTATTTGATGAAAATCTAGTAAGTGCTACATATAATACTGAAACAATCAGACACAATATAAAAATTGAAGATAAATCATTTACTAGCAACTTAGAAAGTATATCAAAAGAAGGGTATGATAAAAAAGTATTAGTTATAGTAAATACAGTGAAAAGTGCCATAGAAACTTATGAAAAATTAAAACAAATAGATAATAGTGTTAACTTAAATTTACTCCACTCGATGTATATACAAGAACATAGAAGTAAATTAGAATCAGATATAAAAGCATTTGCAAGAGGTAATGAAAGTGGAATATGGATAACTACTCAATTAGTAGAAGCATCTTTAGATGTTGATTTTGATGTACTTCATACTCAAGTATCAACATTAGATAGTTTATTCCAAAGATTTGGTAGATGTAATAGAAAAGGTGAAAAATGTACTGATAAGGCTAATGTATTTATATATACTAAAGAAGCTGAGGGAATTGGAAGTATATATGATGAAGATATAGTGAATAAAGGAATAGAGTTATTAAAAGAAAATATATTAAAAAATAGTGATAACTTAGAGCATTCTTTAAAAATAAGTGAAGATGATAAAGTTAAAATGGTTGAAGTACTTTATTCTAAAGAAAACTTAAAAGGAACAGAGTTTTACAAAAAGTTTAGGAAAGCTTTAGATATATTAGATTCTATATCTCCTTATGAATTATCTAAAAATGAAGCTCAAAGTATATTAAGAGATATAGAAAGTGATACAGTTATACCGAGAACCGTATATGATTCTATAAGAGATACATTTATACAAATGTATGAAGATTTAGGTGAAACTCTAAACAAAGCATACAAAGAAAAAGAAAAAAATAAAGAATTTATAAAATATATAAAAAATCAAAGAAGATCCTTAAGAAGAGAAATATTTAAAAAAACTGTAAATGTACCAACATATAAAACCAGAAAAGGTGGAATAACACCTATAAATATAAAAGGCTTAGAAGATTTAAAAATATTAGAATTTAAATATGATATATATGAAAATAAAGGAAGTTTAGGTGGAAAAGGCGTTCTTATAGGAGAAGAGCTTTCACAATTTTTATAA
- a CDS encoding LURP-one-related/scramblase family protein, with translation MRYYMKSKFFKLKEDFWIKNDQKEEVYFVDNKFLTMGLQFDISKGNKILYYVKEKLLTFMSKYEIYEEDKVIAKVKQKVTFFREKIEVESKYGNLEIVGSIFDYNYKIYQNKKEIAHVAKEFFSFTDNYYIDINFKDEAFILCLVVIVDNIIDKNNSAS, from the coding sequence ATGAGATATTATATGAAGTCGAAGTTTTTTAAATTAAAAGAAGACTTTTGGATAAAAAATGATCAAAAAGAAGAAGTGTACTTTGTAGATAATAAGTTTTTAACAATGGGACTTCAATTTGATATAAGCAAAGGAAATAAAATTTTATATTATGTAAAAGAAAAACTGCTTACTTTTATGAGTAAGTATGAAATTTATGAAGAAGATAAGGTTATAGCCAAAGTAAAACAAAAGGTAACATTTTTTAGAGAAAAAATAGAAGTAGAAAGTAAGTATGGAAATTTAGAAATAGTAGGAAGTATATTTGACTATAATTATAAAATCTATCAAAATAAAAAAGAAATAGCTCATGTTGCAAAAGAATTTTTCTCATTTACCGATAACTATTATATAGATATCAACTTTAAAGATGAAGCTTTTATATTATGCTTAGTTGTAATAGTTGATAATATAATAGACAAAAACAATAGTGCTTCATAA
- the cas7i gene encoding type I-B CRISPR-associated protein Cas7/Cst2/DevR: MKKGLTASIVFNAQSLNYGEGIGNISELKKLTRADGNMYTFASRQAIRYDMVRLAHDFFNWNLQVVDKGKGTIQFKDNLSIKDSQEMDLFGYMKTNKKSDDSKGGSATREAVVRLSNAISLEPYRSDMDFLNNKGLADRIGEHPNLANIEQHLSFYTYTFTIDLSKIGKDGDIELSNEEKCERVVQLLEVIKVLNRNIRGRQENLSPLFVIGGIYDITNPFFLGRIKLNSCQSGYSINSNAIKDVVDSTFLGKNLKDFTSVGITDGVFNNKEEFETILSEKVLSVDKFFNGLIVGVKEYYGV, from the coding sequence ATGAAAAAGGGATTAACTGCAAGTATAGTATTTAATGCACAAAGTTTAAACTATGGAGAAGGAATAGGTAATATATCTGAACTTAAAAAATTAACTAGAGCTGATGGTAATATGTATACATTTGCATCAAGACAAGCTATAAGATATGATATGGTTAGATTAGCGCATGACTTTTTTAATTGGAATTTACAAGTAGTAGATAAGGGAAAAGGAACTATACAATTCAAAGACAACTTAAGTATAAAAGATTCACAAGAGATGGATTTATTTGGATACATGAAAACTAATAAAAAAAGTGATGACTCTAAAGGTGGGTCAGCAACAAGAGAAGCAGTAGTAAGACTAAGTAATGCCATATCACTTGAACCATATAGAAGTGATATGGACTTTTTAAACAATAAAGGTTTGGCAGATAGAATAGGAGAACATCCAAATTTAGCTAATATAGAGCAACACTTAAGTTTTTATACATACACATTTACAATAGATTTATCTAAGATAGGTAAAGATGGAGACATAGAATTATCTAATGAAGAAAAATGTGAAAGAGTAGTACAATTACTAGAAGTAATAAAAGTTTTAAATAGAAATATAAGAGGAAGACAAGAAAATCTATCACCATTATTTGTAATAGGTGGTATATATGACATAACAAATCCTTTCTTTTTAGGAAGAATAAAATTAAACTCTTGTCAAAGTGGTTATAGTATAAACTCTAATGCTATAAAAGATGTTGTTGATTCAACATTTTTAGGTAAGAATTTAAAAGATTTTACATCAGTAGGGATAACAGATGGAGTATTCAATAATAAGGAAGAATTTGAAACAATATTATCAGAAAAAGTTTTAAGTGTGGATAAGTTCTTTAATGGTTTAATAGTAGGAGTAAAAGAGTACTATGGGGTGTAG
- the cas2 gene encoding CRISPR-associated endonuclease Cas2 — MFVIVTYDISEGRQLNKARKHLKKYLTWTQNSVFEGEITPSKLQSCMIELKNIIDCKEDSVYVYEIKNPKNISKNVYGTHKSFDDMFL; from the coding sequence ATGTTTGTTATAGTGACTTATGATATTTCAGAAGGAAGACAATTAAATAAAGCTAGGAAGCATTTAAAAAAATATTTAACTTGGACTCAGAATTCTGTTTTTGAAGGTGAGATAACGCCTTCTAAACTTCAAAGTTGTATGATTGAATTAAAAAATATTATAGATTGCAAAGAAGATTCTGTTTATGTGTATGAAATTAAGAATCCTAAAAATATAAGTAAAAATGTATATGGAACTCATAAGAGTTTTGATGATATGTTTTTATAG
- the cas6 gene encoding CRISPR-associated endoribonuclease Cas6, with protein MRIKIELGTNVFPRYYSLLGTSIIKEAIKKSSKEYFENLYYYEDKNNKASKNFTFSFFVKNYEIEKNNFMVKDRVTMYISTPDLELGLNIYNGIVNTKIFKYKEYEMSRIKVSLVNELDIDSEEVIFKTLSPICIKDNTGKFLNIDSDNYVGELNYITDIVLKNYRGYGLKKELKFENINLRKIVVKEPMREFKQITNREYQFVNSYRGKFILRGDSEDLNDIYRLGIGFKRGQGFGNIETVSGR; from the coding sequence ATGAGAATAAAAATTGAACTGGGGACAAATGTTTTTCCTAGATACTATAGTTTATTAGGAACGAGTATTATAAAAGAAGCTATAAAAAAGTCTAGCAAAGAATATTTTGAAAATCTATATTATTATGAAGATAAGAATAATAAAGCTAGTAAAAATTTTACATTTTCATTCTTTGTAAAAAATTATGAAATAGAAAAGAATAACTTTATGGTAAAGGATAGAGTAACCATGTATATAAGTACCCCAGACTTAGAGTTAGGATTAAATATATATAATGGAATTGTTAACACTAAGATATTTAAGTATAAAGAATATGAAATGAGTAGAATTAAAGTTAGCTTAGTAAATGAATTAGATATAGATAGTGAAGAAGTGATTTTTAAGACATTATCACCAATATGTATTAAAGACAATACAGGTAAGTTTTTAAATATAGATAGTGATAACTATGTGGGAGAGTTAAATTATATAACAGATATAGTTTTAAAAAATTATAGAGGTTATGGATTAAAGAAAGAACTTAAATTTGAAAATATAAACTTAAGAAAGATAGTTGTAAAAGAGCCAATGAGAGAATTTAAGCAAATTACTAATAGAGAATATCAATTTGTAAATTCTTACAGAGGTAAGTTTATATTAAGAGGAGACAGTGAAGATTTAAATGATATATATAGGTTAGGAATTGGATTTAAGCGAGGTCAAGGATTTGGAAATATAGAAACTGTAAGTGGGAGGTGA
- the cas5b gene encoding type I-B CRISPR-associated protein Cas5b, with translation MRALRLDLFQETVCYKKPFAMKISETYPLPPYSTVNGMLHKLLDANSYIPLNISIQGNYESIVNNYQTTYFYKKKEVTTMPMNQHMLLNMKLIIHINADDKILDKIYDRLLNLDEYLSLGRKEDLVRIDDIKFVEVQSYDVDDDNEDDYEENELSGYYIKMPIYIPKNKDYKLNGISYRLNNFYLNDRSSWNKIDTLYVEHGKQIIDGEILLDEYKELVCFNNI, from the coding sequence ATGAGAGCATTAAGATTAGATTTATTTCAAGAAACGGTATGTTACAAAAAGCCATTTGCAATGAAGATATCAGAAACTTATCCTTTGCCACCATATTCAACTGTAAATGGTATGTTACATAAATTATTAGATGCTAATAGTTATATTCCTCTAAATATTAGTATTCAAGGAAACTATGAAAGTATAGTAAATAACTATCAAACAACTTATTTTTATAAGAAGAAAGAAGTAACAACTATGCCAATGAATCAGCATATGCTTTTAAATATGAAGTTGATAATTCATATAAATGCAGATGATAAGATATTAGATAAAATATATGATAGATTATTAAACTTAGATGAATATTTATCATTAGGAAGAAAAGAAGATTTAGTTAGAATAGATGATATTAAATTTGTAGAAGTTCAATCATATGATGTAGATGATGATAATGAAGATGACTATGAAGAAAATGAATTAAGCGGATACTATATAAAAATGCCTATATATATTCCAAAAAATAAAGATTATAAATTAAATGGAATAAGTTATAGACTTAATAATTTTTATTTAAATGATAGAAGCAGTTGGAATAAGATAGATACACTATATGTTGAACATGGAAAACAAATTATAGATGGTGAAATACTATTAGATGAATATAAAGAGTTAGTTTGTTTTAATAATATATAA
- the cas4 gene encoding CRISPR-associated protein Cas4 codes for MSIDLEQLNIQGVKINYYFVCKRKLWLFTKGITMEQNSDRVMAGKLVHENSYKRKQHKELLIDNLLRLDIVDKDYVREVKISRKMEKADKMQLYYYLYYLKNLGINKKGMINYVKERRQEEIELTPEIDTEIEKIILDIVEISKEKTPPKLQKLPYCTKCAYYEFCYIKEEE; via the coding sequence ATGTCAATAGATTTAGAACAATTAAATATACAAGGTGTAAAAATAAATTACTACTTTGTATGTAAAAGAAAACTATGGTTATTCACAAAAGGAATAACTATGGAACAAAATAGCGATAGAGTAATGGCTGGAAAATTAGTACATGAAAATTCATATAAACGAAAGCAACATAAAGAACTATTAATTGATAATTTATTAAGACTTGATATAGTAGATAAAGATTATGTTAGAGAAGTTAAAATAAGTAGAAAGATGGAAAAAGCAGATAAGATGCAACTGTATTACTACTTATATTATCTAAAAAATCTTGGTATAAATAAAAAAGGAATGATAAATTATGTAAAAGAAAGAAGACAAGAAGAAATAGAATTAACACCAGAAATAGATACAGAAATAGAGAAAATAATTTTAGATATTGTAGAAATAAGTAAAGAAAAAACACCTCCAAAACTGCAAAAGTTACCGTATTGTACTAAGTGTGCATATTATGAATTTTGCTATATTAAGGAGGAAGAATAA